The Chloroflexota bacterium genome includes a region encoding these proteins:
- a CDS encoding DUF1420 family protein, with protein MLRNLRYWIRIAGPIFSLLLSIVVAGLVFLRPRAPFVAYENDVAIGLVYLLVFLGAGVLYLLNAGRALSLLAWGMIGGLIFVAARTPKTALSLLLLCWILWLSWRLGKQLLKRIAPRADWPACEGDVLSLALGWGVLMALTLFLGVSGIYQRWVFYALLVVLSIWGAFSYHQDTETRRKTFKHSLCSFVVHPNPVNSLHLFLLVIFAAGSFLWSLAPAVRYDALSYHLAVPLRYLAAGRMLELPESFQTYSAHYGEMLYTLALGIGTQPLPTLLNFSAGLLLAAQTYSIGRRLGGHATGLIAALLLYSLPIIGIESATAYTDIFVAVFVTAAVQIFLHWRESLDDRWLFLMGIFSGLALGTKLNAFFLLLPFWFLVFNAKAQKTPGTQSFFSKISSRLGVKFFSRLLLPMVLLWLPWLLRDFIWTGNPIFPNYNQIFHSPDWFAAPFFRIQPTGGIVWRMFAFPWAGITDSYRYYHEAPGALLGALPLLSFPWLYDWRKHRGLFLAFIAALVMIFAYGGSVRYLMPLFPLLSALAALNIKKIVSGFAFYNANSANERMARISFKINSRHSPIRVIRDKNKPLRFAIFAFFALGMLYLISTRLAFTARWWEIPERYPVGIWLDTETQEEFVERILPVYGAFEYLDALGQFKVFSVGNELRLYTDSAIYGPLFSKEAFVLLH; from the coding sequence ATGCTTAGAAATTTACGATACTGGATTAGGATTGCGGGACCAATTTTCAGCCTGTTGTTGAGTATCGTCGTTGCCGGGCTGGTGTTTTTGCGTCCCCGCGCCCCTTTTGTGGCTTACGAGAATGATGTTGCCATAGGTCTGGTTTATCTACTGGTATTTCTGGGCGCGGGTGTTCTGTATCTATTGAACGCTGGACGCGCTTTGTCTCTACTCGCCTGGGGCATGATTGGCGGGCTGATTTTTGTCGCCGCCCGCACCCCGAAAACTGCCCTCAGCCTGCTTTTGCTATGCTGGATTCTTTGGCTGAGTTGGCGACTGGGAAAGCAACTTCTGAAGCGGATCGCGCCCCGCGCTGATTGGCCTGCCTGCGAAGGGGATGTGCTTTCCCTGGCTCTGGGCTGGGGCGTACTTATGGCGCTGACTCTGTTCCTGGGCGTAAGCGGCATCTATCAGCGCTGGGTGTTTTACGCATTGCTGGTTGTTCTAAGTATATGGGGAGCCTTTTCTTACCACCAAGATACTGAGACACGAAGGAAGACTTTTAAACATTCTTTGTGCTCCTTTGTGGTACATCCCAATCCCGTTAATTCGCTGCATCTCTTCCTTCTCGTCATTTTCGCTGCGGGCAGTTTTCTGTGGTCATTGGCCCCTGCCGTGCGCTATGATGCCCTCAGTTACCACCTCGCCGTGCCGCTGCGCTATCTCGCTGCCGGGCGGATGCTCGAACTCCCCGAATCCTTCCAGACCTATTCCGCGCACTATGGGGAAATGCTTTACACCCTGGCACTCGGCATCGGCACTCAGCCCTTGCCGACTTTGCTCAACTTCAGCGCCGGGTTGCTACTCGCCGCGCAGACCTATTCAATCGGCAGGCGGCTTGGGGGTCACGCCACCGGCTTGATAGCGGCGTTGCTGCTCTACTCTTTGCCTATCATCGGGATTGAATCCGCTACAGCCTACACGGATATTTTCGTCGCCGTTTTCGTTACCGCCGCGGTACAAATTTTTTTGCATTGGCGAGAATCACTCGATGATCGCTGGTTATTCCTGATGGGTATTTTTTCCGGCCTGGCGCTGGGGACGAAGTTGAACGCCTTTTTCTTGCTGCTGCCCTTTTGGTTTTTGGTTTTTAACGCAAAGGCGCAAAAGACGCCAGGAACGCAAAGTTTTTTTTCTAAAATCTCTTCGCGTCTTGGCGTTAAGTTTTTTTCGCGCCTGTTGTTACCAATGGTGTTATTATGGCTTCCCTGGCTACTGCGTGATTTCATCTGGACGGGCAACCCCATCTTTCCCAACTATAACCAAATCTTCCACAGCCCGGATTGGTTCGCGGCGCCTTTCTTTCGAATCCAGCCCACGGGCGGCATTGTCTGGCGCATGTTCGCCTTCCCCTGGGCAGGTATTACCGATTCGTATCGTTATTACCACGAAGCACCGGGCGCGCTGCTGGGCGCGCTGCCCTTGCTTAGTTTCCCGTGGTTGTACGATTGGCGCAAACACAGGGGGTTATTTTTAGCTTTTATCGCTGCTCTTGTGATGATCTTTGCCTACGGTGGCAGCGTGCGTTATCTGATGCCGTTGTTTCCGCTGTTAAGCGCGTTGGCAGCGTTGAATATTAAAAAAATAGTTTCCGGCTTCGCATTTTATAACGCGAATAGCGCGAATGAGCGAATGGCGCGAATAAGTTTTAAAATCAATTCGCGTCATTCGCCTATTCGCGTCATTCGTGATAAAAATAAACCACTCCGGTTTGCTATATTTGCGTTTTTTGCACTGGGGATGCTCTACCTCATCTCCACGCGGCTGGCCTTCACTGCGCGCTGGTGGGAAATTCCCGAACGCTACCCGGTTGGAATCTGGTTGGACACGGAAACGCAGGAAGAATTTGTAGAGCGCATTCTTCCGGTTTATGGAGCCTTTGAATATCTCGACGCGCTCGGTCAGTTCAAAGTATTCTCCGTGGGCAATGAACTGCGCCTGTATACCGATTCTGCCATCTACGGACCGCTCTTTTCAAAAGAGGCTTTCGTGCTGCTGCAC